In Treponema primitia ZAS-2, a genomic segment contains:
- a CDS encoding DUF1538 domain-containing protein, which translates to MNKILKEKIREAYTSVLPISVIVLVASVVLVPMPTGTILMFIVGAALLIVGMGFFTLGADMAMMPMGEGIGIQLTKTTKLVLTLVISFFMGVIITIAEPDLQVLAAQVPSVPPVTLILTIALGVGLFLSLAILRILFKIRLSILLLIFYGVVFGVTLFTPVNFIPVAFDSGGVTTGPITVPFILAMGVGVASIRSDKDSQDDSFGLVALCSIGPILAVLILGMFFKPTGAEVGAFAIPSVETTRDVIEHFAIEFPEYTKDVFLALAAIVVFFIIFQVVSRRYQKHQLGRIFIGFLYTFIGLVVFLTGVNVGFIPVGHFLGEQLGASPYKWILVPLGILIGYFIVAAEPAVHVLNKQVEEISRGTIPQKAMKRGLSIGMAAALAITMVRILLGIPIMWILIPGYAFALILTFFVPRIFTGIAFDSGGVCSGPMTSTFLLPLAMGVCQGVGGNLMTDAFGIVAMVAMTPLIVIQIMGLLYGHKIKTATKLAEEQVMDTTGAGEIVEYRVEDSSDDKQ; encoded by the coding sequence ATGAACAAAATACTTAAAGAAAAAATTCGGGAAGCCTATACATCGGTGCTTCCAATTTCCGTGATAGTTCTTGTGGCAAGCGTGGTATTGGTACCCATGCCTACGGGTACTATCCTGATGTTCATCGTCGGCGCCGCCCTGCTTATTGTGGGGATGGGGTTTTTCACCCTGGGGGCGGATATGGCCATGATGCCCATGGGGGAAGGCATCGGGATACAGCTCACCAAAACCACAAAGTTGGTGTTGACCCTGGTTATCAGTTTTTTTATGGGGGTCATTATCACCATTGCCGAGCCGGACCTCCAGGTTTTGGCTGCCCAGGTGCCTTCGGTTCCTCCGGTTACGCTGATTTTAACCATCGCCCTTGGGGTAGGTCTGTTCCTGTCTCTGGCAATACTCCGTATCCTCTTTAAGATACGGCTTTCCATATTGCTTCTGATTTTTTACGGTGTGGTGTTTGGGGTTACGCTTTTTACCCCGGTTAATTTCATCCCCGTGGCCTTCGATTCCGGGGGCGTTACCACCGGCCCTATTACGGTGCCCTTTATCCTGGCCATGGGAGTCGGCGTCGCTTCCATCCGGTCCGACAAGGACTCCCAGGATGACAGTTTCGGCCTGGTCGCCCTGTGCAGTATCGGCCCTATATTGGCGGTCCTTATTTTGGGGATGTTTTTTAAACCCACCGGGGCGGAGGTGGGGGCTTTTGCCATTCCTTCGGTTGAAACTACCCGGGATGTGATTGAACATTTTGCCATTGAATTCCCCGAGTATACCAAGGATGTGTTTCTGGCCCTGGCGGCAATTGTGGTGTTCTTTATCATCTTCCAGGTCGTTTCCAGACGTTACCAAAAACATCAGCTGGGCCGTATTTTCATAGGTTTCCTGTATACCTTTATTGGCCTGGTAGTTTTTTTAACCGGGGTCAATGTGGGCTTTATCCCTGTAGGGCATTTCCTGGGAGAACAACTAGGAGCTTCCCCTTATAAGTGGATACTGGTTCCTCTAGGCATTTTGATCGGTTACTTTATCGTGGCTGCGGAGCCGGCGGTTCATGTGTTGAATAAACAGGTCGAGGAAATTTCCCGAGGCACCATTCCCCAGAAGGCCATGAAGCGGGGGCTTTCCATCGGCATGGCCGCTGCCCTGGCGATCACCATGGTTCGTATTCTGCTGGGTATACCCATCATGTGGATACTGATCCCCGGCTATGCCTTTGCGCTGATCCTGACCTTTTTTGTTCCCAGAATATTTACCGGCATTGCCTTTGACTCAGGGGGCGTTTGCTCCGGGCCCATGACCTCCACCTTCCTGCTGCCCCTGGCCATGGGGGTCTGCCAGGGTGTTGGGGGCAACCTGATGACCGACGCTTTCGGTATTGTAGCCATGGTTGCCATGACCCCCCTTATTGTTATACAGATCATGGGGCTGCTCTATGGTCATAAGATCAAGACTGCGACGAAACTCGCCGAGGAACAGGTTATGGATACCACCGGCGCCGGAGAAATTGTTGAATACCGAGTGGAGGATTCCTCTGATGACAAACAGTGA
- a CDS encoding P-II family nitrogen regulator, translated as MTNSDGIKIPLLKCVIFIVDWTKAQVVTDIFEQEKVRFHFISKGRGTARSDILDILGIGSTEKAVIICLEQDIGVPVLLKEVAKKLGLHNPGAGIAFTLPLSGINQPILQVFKTSIEKNFNISIEKEVEKVSTETKFDLIVSVVNQGYSDEFMTVAREAGATGGTVINARGIAHQGPVKFFGISVQDEKEIITILATREKKALIMQAVSQAFGINTKAGGIIFSLPVDGVAGLDLK; from the coding sequence ATGACAAACAGTGATGGAATAAAAATACCCCTGTTAAAATGCGTGATCTTTATTGTTGACTGGACGAAAGCCCAGGTGGTTACGGATATTTTTGAACAGGAAAAGGTCCGGTTTCACTTTATCAGTAAAGGCCGGGGTACCGCCCGTTCGGATATTCTGGATATTCTGGGCATAGGGAGTACCGAAAAAGCGGTGATCATCTGTCTGGAGCAGGACATAGGGGTGCCGGTGCTTTTAAAGGAGGTTGCCAAGAAACTGGGCCTCCATAACCCCGGCGCGGGGATTGCCTTTACCCTCCCCCTTTCGGGGATCAACCAGCCCATATTACAGGTGTTTAAGACCAGCATAGAGAAAAATTTTAATATTTCAATTGAGAAGGAAGTAGAAAAAGTGAGCACCGAAACCAAATTTGATTTGATAGTATCAGTGGTGAACCAGGGATACAGCGATGAATTTATGACCGTTGCCCGTGAGGCGGGGGCTACCGGGGGAACCGTGATCAATGCCCGGGGTATCGCTCACCAGGGGCCGGTAAAATTTTTCGGTATTTCTGTCCAGGACGAAAAAGAAATCATCACTATCCTGGCAACCCGGGAGAAGAAGGCGCTTATCATGCAGGCTGTAAGCCAGGCCTTCGGTATAAACACCAAGGCGGGGGGGATCATCTTTTCCCTGCCCGTGGACGGAGTGGCCGGGTTGGATTTGAAGTAA
- a CDS encoding HDIG domain-containing metalloprotein, with the protein MDHSAIFGPLVSAGHSVSLCGFSALDCYMGFTPLPFTRVDTNADIPALARLLEGLRFPGTDIADGAVDAGEHSYYFRCIDPEDFFHNSNPSSPSYTLLSFYQNWNTKRFRDPLDMYPLIRALRFTGDPRKIPGSKKDPLRLDPGNQKEFALPTSEYLSWQSGLNPRADHFQALMDAALILARYDEPGDSIIGRNTQPLKEILRSLDTLSPGLPPKSEAQRLLLMGILVSPNPGRGLELLKAAGFIREFWPELDLLDDVDHSKEFHPEGNVWKHTLETLRYRKTTTHNRAAYDFRLSLGLLLHDVGKPLSASSGSRRFNGHAELGAQAARKFLERMEFKSSLIEDIYYLVKNHMLPAALPRLPLIRTQEILESPLFPTLLELYRCDESSSFKGLDGYYESSAAYQSYLRNRRNPYRSADGKKLGKQGTRKY; encoded by the coding sequence ATGGACCATTCAGCGATCTTCGGGCCCCTTGTTTCCGCCGGTCATTCGGTGAGCCTCTGCGGGTTCAGCGCCCTGGATTGCTACATGGGGTTTACCCCCCTGCCCTTTACCCGGGTAGATACCAATGCCGACATTCCCGCCCTGGCCCGGCTCCTGGAGGGTCTCCGCTTTCCAGGCACGGATATTGCCGATGGGGCAGTAGATGCTGGTGAGCATAGTTACTATTTTCGCTGTATTGATCCCGAGGACTTTTTCCATAATTCAAATCCAAGTTCCCCTTCCTATACCCTGTTGTCTTTCTACCAGAACTGGAACACCAAACGTTTCCGGGACCCCCTTGATATGTACCCCCTGATCCGGGCGCTTCGTTTTACCGGAGACCCCCGGAAAATTCCTGGCAGCAAAAAAGATCCCCTACGCCTCGATCCCGGTAATCAGAAAGAATTCGCCCTACCGACCAGTGAGTACCTATCCTGGCAATCCGGCCTCAACCCCAGGGCGGACCATTTCCAGGCGCTCATGGATGCAGCCCTTATCCTGGCCCGCTACGATGAACCCGGCGATTCCATCATCGGGCGCAACACCCAGCCGCTTAAAGAAATCCTGCGGTCCCTGGATACCCTTTCTCCGGGACTCCCCCCAAAATCCGAAGCCCAGCGGCTCCTCCTGATGGGCATCCTGGTATCCCCCAACCCCGGCAGAGGGCTGGAACTCCTAAAAGCCGCCGGGTTCATCCGCGAATTCTGGCCGGAACTAGATCTACTGGACGATGTGGATCACTCTAAGGAATTCCACCCCGAGGGCAACGTTTGGAAACACACCCTGGAAACCTTACGATACCGGAAAACCACAACACATAACCGGGCCGCCTACGATTTTCGGCTTTCCCTGGGGCTCCTGCTCCACGATGTGGGTAAACCCCTGTCGGCATCTTCCGGAAGCCGCCGTTTCAACGGCCATGCCGAACTAGGCGCCCAAGCAGCACGAAAATTTCTGGAACGCATGGAATTCAAATCTTCCCTTATTGAAGATATTTATTATCTGGTAAAGAACCATATGCTCCCTGCGGCTCTTCCACGGCTTCCCTTGATCCGTACCCAGGAAATCCTGGAATCCCCCCTGTTTCCCACCCTGCTGGAACTCTACCGTTGTGACGAGTCATCATCCTTCAAAGGATTGGACGGGTACTATGAAAGCAGCGCTGCCTATCAGAGCTACCTGCGTAACCGCCGCAACCCCTACCGGTCTGCGGATGGAAAAAAACTCGGGAAACAAGGTACCCGGAAATACTAG
- a CDS encoding alpha-amylase family glycosyl hydrolase — protein MKKFAIQFPAAQGTLRLKSALQSATEGWADKRRATMEFHIRQDVRLEHGLETALFSLRGNVVLADFQQVRKLTNQFNAKVDGAAHPESIIKASQLNAMGLIDEILHYMVALYRQEIQRDIFETALERLNNSLGEDKTAQLLESFGAQFPPQKVYTQEQTVTEYLESSDEGESCKSLALEELMLLALANLNPAFKPFVFLFDDKDLETATVYNEAISELRTYLAELPPFGPDGMNLWDLLRAPALASDTLSGQLDYMRSRWGLLLSKFIARLLLGLDVIKEEEKPSFFGPGPTQVYTYDGLDEYERFSPDQEWMPRTVLMAKSTLVWLFQLSKKYAHPIERLDQIPDEELDELARRGFTGLWLIGLWERSNASKTIKQWTGNPEAAASAYSLHDYDIAGELGGWGALTNLRERCFKRGIRLGSDMVPNHTGIDSRWVMEHPDRFLQLSYPPFPTYTFNGGNLSNRDGITVQIEDHYYNRSDAAVVFKRIDHHTGDVRYIYHGNDGTSMPWNDTAQIDFLNPEAREAVIRTIIGVCQQFSIVRFDAAMTLAKRHIQRLWYPEPGHGGDIASRSEHAIDSAEFNRRIPNEFWREVVDRCAAEAPHTLLLAEAFWMMESYFVRTLGMHRVYNSAFMNMLKNEENAKYRATIKNTLEFDPEILKRFVNFMNNPDEDTAVAQFGKGDKYFGIATLLVTMPGLPMFGHGQVEGYEEKYGMEYRRAYRDEQPDRHLVDRHEHEIFPLMKKRHIYSGSVDFCLYDLFTPQKSVNENVFAYSNRAGDDRSLVLYNNAYSEASGWIHRGAVAIPQKDGSSRQDSLSQALGFHGTDKFFALLKEQRQDLWYIRSSKEIAERGLFVSLRGYEAQVFIDIQEVEDDSRGRFARLHAELNGRGVKDVQAAIQDTYLGELYYRFTELFKQDIIDNLLSIITKGPAQSAASGKASGAKSAKKTTQATTDKSISVPIRDDARSAEKLTQATVAQSASAPAGNGAGSAEELFAALKTPALNFIAAAEKFLDGAEGQYDPFTVQWSYPRVPHEQIRKGLTAYFERLIALIDYGHAAGKKGAKPADRFLQEQGAKIIAKPSIAIYATAYGALTLLRDILGAGASGAEARALAEHWSLDRKLRECFTGLGIAGDEAGRVTEIMKAVLARTSPVIETPTPKAAAQSLSPAETLILKNYHAEDFRKLLGVNLFEDVVWFNKEAFEEALFYAPLFIALDSAAALEGVPRPPKKTASKVKDTAKLPASALTGDDWLNRVAKIGAITEAIATAEAKSGYRLDGLLEALGPQALPEKPKRKK, from the coding sequence GTGAAAAAATTTGCCATACAATTTCCGGCAGCGCAGGGAACTCTCCGATTGAAGTCGGCGTTGCAATCTGCGACTGAAGGCTGGGCGGACAAACGCCGAGCCACCATGGAATTTCATATACGCCAGGATGTCCGGCTTGAGCATGGGCTGGAAACAGCGCTCTTCTCCCTGCGGGGGAATGTTGTCCTTGCAGATTTTCAGCAGGTCCGGAAACTTACCAACCAATTCAACGCCAAAGTTGATGGCGCTGCCCACCCTGAAAGCATTATCAAAGCAAGCCAGCTTAATGCCATGGGGCTTATCGACGAAATACTGCATTACATGGTGGCCCTCTACCGTCAGGAGATCCAGCGGGATATCTTTGAAACCGCCCTGGAACGGCTGAACAATTCCCTGGGAGAGGACAAAACCGCCCAGCTTCTGGAATCCTTCGGCGCCCAATTCCCGCCCCAGAAAGTCTATACTCAGGAACAGACGGTAACCGAATACCTTGAGAGTTCCGACGAGGGAGAAAGCTGCAAATCCCTGGCTCTGGAAGAACTAATGCTCCTGGCCCTGGCAAACCTCAACCCCGCCTTTAAACCCTTTGTCTTCCTCTTTGATGATAAGGACCTGGAAACCGCAACTGTTTATAATGAAGCGATTTCAGAACTGCGGACCTATTTGGCGGAACTGCCCCCCTTTGGCCCGGACGGCATGAACCTCTGGGACCTGCTCCGGGCGCCGGCCCTGGCCTCTGATACCCTGAGCGGCCAGCTTGATTATATGCGAAGCCGCTGGGGGCTCCTGTTAAGCAAATTTATAGCCCGGCTTCTTCTGGGCCTGGATGTTATTAAAGAAGAAGAAAAGCCCTCATTTTTCGGCCCCGGCCCAACCCAGGTCTATACCTACGATGGCCTGGATGAGTACGAGCGCTTCAGCCCGGACCAGGAATGGATGCCCCGGACGGTACTTATGGCAAAAAGCACCCTGGTCTGGCTCTTCCAGCTTTCAAAAAAATACGCCCACCCCATAGAACGGCTGGACCAAATCCCCGATGAAGAACTGGACGAACTGGCCCGCCGTGGTTTTACCGGGCTTTGGCTCATCGGCCTCTGGGAACGGAGCAATGCCTCCAAAACCATCAAGCAGTGGACCGGCAACCCCGAAGCTGCAGCCAGCGCCTACAGTCTCCACGACTACGACATAGCCGGGGAACTGGGGGGCTGGGGGGCTCTGACCAATCTCCGGGAACGCTGTTTCAAGCGGGGCATACGGCTTGGTTCGGACATGGTCCCCAACCACACGGGCATCGACTCCCGGTGGGTCATGGAACACCCGGACCGTTTCCTGCAACTGAGCTATCCCCCCTTCCCGACCTATACCTTTAACGGCGGCAATCTTTCTAACCGGGACGGGATTACTGTTCAGATTGAAGACCATTACTACAACCGCAGTGATGCTGCGGTAGTTTTTAAGCGTATCGATCACCATACCGGGGATGTGCGCTACATCTACCACGGCAATGACGGCACCTCCATGCCCTGGAACGATACCGCACAGATAGACTTTCTGAACCCCGAAGCGCGGGAAGCGGTGATCCGTACCATCATCGGAGTCTGCCAGCAATTCTCCATCGTGCGTTTCGACGCGGCCATGACCCTGGCCAAGCGGCACATACAGCGGCTTTGGTACCCCGAGCCGGGCCACGGCGGGGACATTGCCAGCCGTTCTGAACACGCCATCGATTCTGCGGAATTCAACCGCCGCATTCCCAACGAATTCTGGCGGGAAGTAGTGGACCGCTGCGCCGCAGAGGCGCCCCACACCCTGCTTCTGGCAGAGGCGTTCTGGATGATGGAGAGCTACTTTGTACGTACCTTGGGTATGCACCGGGTGTACAATTCAGCCTTCATGAACATGCTCAAAAACGAAGAAAACGCCAAATACCGGGCCACCATCAAGAACACCCTGGAATTTGACCCGGAAATACTCAAACGCTTCGTCAACTTTATGAACAACCCTGACGAGGACACGGCGGTTGCCCAGTTCGGCAAGGGGGACAAGTACTTCGGCATTGCCACACTTTTAGTAACCATGCCGGGGCTCCCCATGTTCGGCCACGGCCAAGTTGAGGGCTACGAGGAAAAGTACGGCATGGAATACCGCCGGGCCTACCGGGACGAACAGCCGGACCGCCATCTGGTAGACCGCCACGAACACGAAATTTTCCCCCTGATGAAAAAGCGGCACATCTATTCCGGCAGCGTCGATTTTTGTCTCTACGATCTCTTCACCCCCCAGAAATCGGTAAACGAAAACGTTTTTGCCTACTCGAACCGCGCCGGGGATGACCGGAGCCTGGTACTCTACAACAACGCCTACTCCGAAGCCTCAGGCTGGATCCACCGGGGCGCAGTGGCTATCCCCCAGAAAGACGGCAGTTCCCGTCAGGACAGCCTCTCCCAGGCTCTGGGGTTCCACGGGACGGACAAATTCTTCGCCCTGCTCAAGGAACAGCGGCAGGATCTCTGGTATATCCGTTCCTCCAAGGAAATTGCCGAACGGGGCCTCTTCGTTTCTCTGCGGGGTTACGAGGCCCAGGTCTTTATCGATATTCAAGAGGTAGAGGACGATAGCAGGGGCCGCTTTGCCCGGCTGCACGCGGAACTTAACGGCCGGGGCGTCAAGGATGTTCAAGCCGCGATTCAGGATACTTACCTGGGAGAGCTTTACTACCGATTTACGGAACTCTTTAAGCAGGACATTATCGATAACCTGCTCAGTATTATTACCAAAGGTCCTGCGCAAAGCGCGGCGTCGGGTAAAGCCTCTGGGGCTAAGTCTGCAAAAAAGACGACCCAGGCTACGACAGATAAATCAATATCTGTACCGATCAGAGACGATGCCCGGTCCGCAGAAAAACTGACCCAAGCTACAGTGGCTCAATCAGCGTCTGCTCCAGCCGGAAACGGCGCTGGGTCCGCAGAGGAACTTTTCGCGGCCCTGAAGACCCCTGCCTTGAACTTTATCGCCGCCGCAGAGAAATTCCTGGACGGTGCCGAAGGCCAGTACGATCCCTTCACCGTCCAGTGGTCATACCCCCGGGTCCCGCATGAACAAATCCGGAAGGGACTCACCGCCTATTTTGAGCGCCTGATAGCGCTGATAGACTATGGACACGCCGCAGGGAAAAAAGGCGCTAAACCTGCGGACCGCTTTCTGCAGGAACAGGGCGCCAAAATTATTGCCAAGCCGAGTATCGCTATTTACGCTACCGCCTATGGGGCACTCACCTTGTTGCGGGATATACTCGGTGCCGGCGCTTCCGGGGCGGAGGCCAGAGCGCTGGCCGAACACTGGAGCCTGGACCGGAAACTGCGGGAATGTTTTACCGGCCTCGGCATAGCTGGGGATGAAGCTGGACGGGTTACGGAAATCATGAAGGCTGTACTTGCCCGAACCAGCCCGGTCATTGAGACACCGACCCCAAAGGCCGCCGCCCAGTCCCTGTCTCCCGCAGAAACACTAATCCTGAAAAATTATCACGCCGAAGACTTCCGCAAACTTCTGGGGGTGAACCTTTTCGAGGACGTAGTATGGTTCAACAAGGAAGCCTTTGAGGAAGCGCTTTTCTACGCACCCCTGTTCATAGCACTGGATAGCGCCGCCGCCCTGGAAGGGGTCCCTCGTCCGCCGAAAAAGACCGCATCTAAAGTGAAGGACACCGCGAAGCTTCCAGCGTCGGCTTTAACCGGCGATGACTGGCTTAACCGGGTTGCAAAGATTGGAGCAATCACCGAGGCAATCGCCACAGCGGAGGCAAAATCCGGGTACCGGCTTGATGGGCTTCTGGAAGCCTTAGGACCCCAGGCCCTGCCAGAAAAGCCTAAAAGAAAAAAATAA
- a CDS encoding VIT1/CCC1 transporter family protein: MREEAEIRTIALGIQREEITEYHVYTQLAKICKDPHNAGTLRKVGEAEKKHAAFWQSKTGVRIKPDRFRVFTTVLTARVLGLSFTLKQMEKNEGTASKRYLALTEQFPELLSISLEEAEHEKELLSMLNEERLQYAGSIVLGLNDALVELTGALAGFTLALGETRTISMAGLVTGISAAFSMGASEYLSCKADNDPRAVKSALYTGTAYIITVMLLILPFLLIPNKYAALGITLAAAVFIIFLFNYYLAIAKDLDFKRRFGEMTLISLAVAALSFAVGWALKNVLGVDG; encoded by the coding sequence ATGAGGGAAGAAGCAGAAATCCGCACCATCGCTCTGGGGATCCAGCGTGAAGAAATAACCGAATATCATGTGTATACCCAACTGGCAAAGATTTGTAAGGACCCTCATAACGCCGGGACGCTTCGTAAGGTTGGGGAAGCGGAAAAAAAACACGCCGCCTTTTGGCAGTCCAAGACCGGCGTCCGGATAAAGCCGGACAGGTTTAGGGTTTTTACCACCGTCCTCACCGCCCGGGTTCTGGGGCTTTCCTTTACCCTGAAACAGATGGAAAAAAACGAAGGCACTGCCTCTAAACGCTACCTGGCCCTGACGGAACAGTTTCCGGAGCTGCTGTCCATAAGCCTTGAAGAGGCGGAGCATGAAAAGGAACTGCTGTCCATGCTGAATGAAGAGCGGCTCCAATACGCCGGTTCCATCGTGCTGGGCCTGAACGATGCCCTGGTGGAACTGACCGGCGCCCTGGCGGGGTTCACCCTGGCCCTGGGGGAAACCCGTACCATAAGCATGGCCGGCTTGGTAACGGGAATATCCGCCGCCTTTTCCATGGGCGCCTCGGAATACCTTTCCTGCAAGGCCGATAATGACCCCCGGGCAGTGAAATCCGCCCTCTATACCGGGACCGCCTACATCATCACGGTGATGCTCCTGATTCTCCCCTTCCTGCTTATCCCGAATAAATATGCCGCCCTGGGAATAACCCTGGCCGCCGCAGTGTTTATCATTTTTCTTTTTAATTACTACTTGGCCATCGCCAAGGATCTGGACTTTAAACGGCGCTTCGGGGAGATGACCCTTATCAGCCTTGCGGTGGCGGCCCTATCTTTCGCCGTGGGTTGGGCGCTGAAGAATGTCCTTGGAGTAGACGGGTAG
- a CDS encoding 4-alpha-glucanotransferase, whose product MAKTQKEQNAAGISTERLIGVAVPVGALRGEQSIGVGEFPDLVEFAELCITMGVELIQILPVNDTGYESSPYGSLTAFALNPLYLRIGDLGEAAGFTDKLIALKKQFDGETRFPYYKILRAKIDLLREIFAANEKDITAKAKSGGSLATWIDKNPWVKEYAVYRRLKEINGEKSWKEWKTHRTVNPEDIQVLWKDQKQQKEHLFWAWLQEALDTQFSKAAKALNKMGILLEGDLPILMNEDSCDVWAHPEYFYPELSAGAPPDMYNSEGQNWGFPTYNWQAQAKDDYAWWRQRLSIAEKYYNAYRIDHVLGFFRIWSSLRENNYDNAILGRYVPYSPITKKDLDELHFDEGRIRWISQPHVPTSEVWGALNEIQDTGAAAKEAEKIFSQVLDRIGNEELWLFKKSIKGEQDITALGLHPAPTAYLRKAWRNRLFLEYEKGKFFPVWLYRESRAYQSFSGDERNALDALLAKRLEESEKTWETQGKKLLSILVESSKMLPCAEDLGAVPDCVPKVLAKLKILGLRVIRWHREWDKPGQPYYAFEDYPELSVCTPSVHDSSTLREWWDKEADQGQFSAFLGVPSLPKVYNPGTAKTILSHAAAAASRFRVFQIQDLLHLSTKWYAEDPASERINVPGFVNEFNWTYRLPAAIKEIRKDEALIKSIQELAAVTPKKKSR is encoded by the coding sequence ATGGCTAAAACGCAGAAAGAACAGAATGCCGCCGGAATTTCCACCGAACGCCTGATTGGCGTGGCTGTCCCGGTGGGGGCCCTCCGGGGAGAACAGAGTATTGGGGTGGGGGAATTCCCGGATCTGGTGGAATTCGCCGAGCTTTGCATAACCATGGGGGTGGAGCTGATCCAGATCCTGCCGGTAAACGATACGGGGTACGAAAGCTCCCCCTACGGCTCATTGACCGCCTTTGCCCTGAATCCCCTCTACCTGAGAATCGGGGATCTGGGAGAAGCCGCCGGCTTTACGGACAAACTTATCGCCCTGAAAAAACAGTTCGACGGGGAAACCCGGTTCCCTTACTACAAGATTCTCCGGGCAAAAATTGATCTGCTCAGAGAAATATTTGCAGCTAACGAAAAAGATATTACTGCCAAGGCTAAGTCCGGGGGCTCCCTGGCCACCTGGATTGATAAAAATCCCTGGGTAAAGGAATATGCGGTGTACCGCCGGCTCAAGGAAATTAACGGGGAAAAGAGCTGGAAGGAATGGAAAACCCACCGGACCGTTAACCCTGAGGATATCCAGGTGCTCTGGAAGGACCAGAAGCAGCAAAAAGAACACCTGTTCTGGGCCTGGCTCCAGGAAGCCCTGGACACCCAGTTCAGCAAGGCCGCCAAGGCCCTGAACAAGATGGGGATACTCCTGGAAGGGGACCTGCCCATTCTGATGAACGAGGATTCCTGCGATGTCTGGGCCCACCCTGAGTATTTTTACCCGGAACTTTCCGCCGGGGCCCCCCCGGATATGTACAATTCCGAAGGCCAGAACTGGGGCTTCCCTACCTACAACTGGCAGGCCCAAGCCAAGGACGATTACGCCTGGTGGCGGCAGCGCCTGAGTATCGCGGAAAAGTACTACAACGCCTACCGCATTGACCATGTACTGGGCTTTTTCCGCATCTGGTCCTCCCTGCGGGAAAACAATTACGATAATGCAATTCTGGGCCGCTATGTGCCCTATTCGCCGATCACGAAAAAGGACCTGGATGAGCTTCACTTTGACGAAGGCCGGATACGCTGGATTTCCCAGCCCCATGTGCCCACCAGTGAAGTCTGGGGCGCTCTGAACGAAATACAGGACACAGGCGCCGCTGCCAAGGAAGCGGAAAAAATCTTTTCCCAGGTTTTGGACCGTATCGGCAATGAGGAGCTCTGGCTTTTCAAGAAATCCATCAAAGGGGAACAGGACATAACTGCCCTGGGTCTCCACCCGGCGCCGACCGCCTATCTCCGCAAAGCCTGGCGGAACCGGCTTTTCCTGGAATACGAAAAGGGCAAGTTCTTCCCGGTCTGGCTTTACCGGGAATCCCGGGCTTACCAGTCTTTTTCCGGGGATGAACGAAACGCCCTGGATGCGCTGCTGGCAAAGCGGCTGGAGGAATCTGAAAAGACCTGGGAAACCCAGGGGAAAAAGCTTCTCTCCATTCTGGTTGAAAGTTCCAAGATGCTGCCCTGCGCGGAGGATCTGGGGGCGGTCCCGGACTGCGTTCCCAAGGTCTTGGCAAAGCTGAAGATACTGGGGCTCCGGGTTATCCGCTGGCACCGGGAATGGGACAAGCCGGGTCAGCCCTATTACGCCTTTGAGGATTATCCTGAGCTGAGCGTATGCACCCCCTCGGTCCACGACAGCTCCACCCTGCGGGAATGGTGGGACAAGGAAGCGGACCAGGGGCAATTCAGCGCATTCCTGGGGGTTCCCTCCCTGCCCAAGGTCTATAATCCCGGAACAGCCAAAACCATCCTGAGCCATGCGGCGGCGGCGGCCTCCCGGTTCCGGGTCTTCCAGATCCAGGACCTGCTCCACCTTTCCACCAAATGGTACGCCGAGGATCCCGCGTCTGAACGGATCAACGTGCCCGGCTTTGTCAACGAATTTAACTGGACCTACCGTCTTCCGGCGGCCATTAAGGAGATACGGAAAGACGAGGCTCTTATCAAATCAATACAGGAGTTGGCCGCAGTTACGCCGAAAAAAAAGAGCAGATAG